TGTAGAATTTAATCAGCCGTTTGATTAGCTCCTCAGGAAATGGAGCGGGGTGGCCGTTTTTCGTTTCCTCGGGCGCCTTATGTCCCCGACGCGGTGGATAGAGACTCTTCAGGAAGGGTTGACGGTCACGGGTTTCGGGCTGGATTTGCCAGAATGCGTCGGAATATTTTATGAATTCCTCGCCCGTAATGTCCGCATCGGCTTTGTCGCCCTCCAACGTCCAGGAGCCTTTCGAGAACACGAGCACATATTCCCAACTTGGCACCACATGCGGGTTGCGCGGGCTTTTCCACGAACCCCACGCGGTGCGACGCCGCATCGTCTGCTTGTACCAGAGAATCTCCGTGCGCATGATGAAGCCGACATTCACCAGGTCACGGGTCATGTGGTAGTGGATCGGGCGAAAGTCCTTGATGCTGGTGGGCGCGATGTTGAGGGCAAAGCGGCCGCCCGGCACGAGGACGCGGTACAGTTCCCCCCAGTACGACGTGAGCCATTGCAAATACTGCTCGTAGGGCATCTTGTCGTTGTGTGAGTCATATTCGAGGCCAACATTGTAGGGCGGCGAGGTAATCGCTAGGTGGACGCTTTCATCCGGCACGGCGCGCAGGATTGGCAGGGAGTCGCCGCAGATGATCTGGTCCTTCCACCATTCGCCTTTGGTCGATGACGGCGGAAAGTTGAGAACGTGTGGCAATCGCTTCATGAGGTCGCGCTCAAGACCAACTGCGCGATGTTGTACCAGAACGAAGACGACCTGACAGTAAGAAAGTTTACGGCGAGAGAGTTGAGCGAGTGCAACGTGCGCCTGATGAACGTATATCGTAAATTGATAATTTTGCTGGACTCGGCACGTTGAAACGGGTATGGTCGGGGCATGCAGAAAAGTAGAAGGAAAAAGGCAGACGGAACAAGGTGGGTACCGATTTTCGACGGAGATCCGCCTTCGCGAGGACTTCCACCGTCGCGCTTCGTGCCATGGCGGACAAGTCGGCACGACACGCGGGGACCAATAATATATGTGTTTCTGCGAAACGAACCCACCGTTTTTGGAAGGCATATTTTTGTGTATCGCGTTAATTTACAAATACTTATATCGTTTGCAGGCCCGGTTTGCAGGTGGGTTCGTTTTGGAAAACGAACCCACCAGGGAGGGGTTTTAGGGGTGGTTTCGTTGAAAAGTGGGGTCGTTTTTGGGGAAACGATAGCGAGTATTACTGGAAACACGGCGGTCATGGACCACCGCTACAGAGAGACGCGAGAGCCGGAGTTTCGTCAGGGGTGTCGCTCTCACGTTCAGTCCGGGGTGGATTCGAGAGGGTGGGTGGGCGCAAGAATTCGTTTCACAAGCGGGTGGGTTCGGTTAAGATGTCGGCCTTCGCATGTTTACCGCACGCACATTACTTGCCGGCAGGTGGCCGATCCTGATTTTTGCGGCGTTGAGCGCTGCGCTGCCATTTCTGAACTGCAGCGTTTGGCTGCGTGTGGTGCTGACAGGCATTTCGGCGTTGCTCCTGGTGTTCACCATTTCATTTTTCCGCGATCCCCAGCGCGCGGCGCCGGCGGACCCGAAGGCCATTGTTTCGCCCGCGGACGGCACGATTGTGGAGATCCGGACAGTCCACGAACCGTATTTCCTGAACGGCGAGGCAACGATGGTGGCGATTTTCCTGTCGGTCTTCGACGTTCACGTGCAACGCGCGCCAATCGAGGGTGAAATCAAGTTTGTGAAATACAATAAGGGCAAGTTTCTGGATGCCCGCAACATCAATGCGTCGCTGGAGAACGAAAACCGCGTGATCGGCATCGTCGCGGCGGACGGGTTTCGTGTGACGGTGCGGCAAATCGCGGGGTTGATCGCGCGACGTATCGTGGGCTGGGCTGATCCCGGCACGAAACTGACGCGTGGGGAGCGGTTGGGGATGATCCGGTTTGGCTCGCGCGTGGAGTTGTTCCTGCCGCCGGGCGTGAAAGTCACGGCGCGGGTGGATGACTATGCGAAAGGCGGTGAGACGGTCCTTGCCAGAAGAAAATGACAAGTCCACGCGTCCGGAAGGGCGCCCGACGAAGCCCGTGCTTTCGCCGGAAAACGACGAGCGGGTGCAGATCTATTTCCTGCCCAACCTGCTGACCGCGGGCAACCTCGCCTGCGGGTTCTTCGCGCTGACGTGGATTTTCAAATACGAGCGTGCTCTCGGTTTCGAGCCGATCCTGATCGCCATTCGGTTGATCCTGGCGGCCTTCGCCTGCGACTTCCTCGACGGTCGACTGGCGCGGCTGGCGAAGAAGGAGTCGCACTTCGGACGCGAGTTCGATTCGTTGGCGGACATCGTGAGTTTCGGCGTCGCGCCGGCATTTTTGGTGTACCGCATTGTTCTCTATCAATTTGAAAGATCCGGCTGGCTGATTGCCGCGATCTACCTGGTGTGCGGCGGGATCCGGTTGGCGCGGTTCAATGTGCTGAGCATGCGGCCGGCGAGTCACAAAGGTCTCGAGTTTGTCGGGTTCCCCATTCCTTCCGCGGCCGCGGTGGTGGTGAGCGTGGCGATGTTCATGATGTGGCTGGTGGGCCATGAACATGAACTGGGGCCGTCGCGCTACGCCCTGGCCGGGTTGATGGTCCTGCTGTCAATCCTGATGGTCAGCAACGTGCGCTATCCGACCTTCAAATATATTGACTGGACGCCCGCGCGGTCGGTCGCGGCGTTTGCGGGCGCGGCGGTGGTGGGGTTGTTGCTGGTATCGGAGTTCGAGGTGACGTTGGCGGCGTTGTTCGTCAGCTACTTGTTGTACGGTCTCGTGCGACCCTGGGTGAGCAAACGCTGGCGACGCGAGATCGAATCGGACGAGTCGGAAGAAGGTGAGGACACCCTGGAGGGGTAAGCAACAGCACGTGGAAGACTTGTTTCAGTCCATCCTTGCCGGATTCGTCGCCGGATTTGTTGTTGCCGTGCCGGTGGGACCGGTGAATCTCACCGTCATCAACCAGGCACTGCGGCGCGGATTTGGTACCGCCTTCCTAGTTGGCGTCGGCGCGATGTGCGCCGAGACGGTGTATGCGTCGTTAATGCTCTGGGGACACTCTTCGATTCTCGACGCGCCGCGCGTCGTGCGCGTAATGCGCATCATTGCGGTCGTGGTCATCGCCGCCATGGGCATCCGCTACCTGCTTTTCAAATCCGAGCGAATGGGCGACAGCGCTGATCAAGCCCGGAAACTTGACGAACGCTGGCATCATCCACAGTCGTTTTTCCTCGGGTTCGCGCTGACGATTTCGAACCTGATGTTGGTTGTCGTCTGGGCGACAGTGATCACATTGCTCTTCGCGCATGAATGGGTCGTCCCGACACGGGCGAGCCGGATGCTCTGCGCGATGGGTGTACTCACTGGCGGATCGACGTGGTTCCTGCTGCTGGCTTTCTTCGTATCGCGCGCGCATCGTCGCGTAAAGGACCAAACCCTGACCGTGCTGGTGCGCTGCTGCGGGGTGTTGTTTCTCGGTTTTGCCGCGTGGCTGGCCTGGAAGCTTTTCCAGCACTGAAGGCTGCGACATTACTTCGCGAGTTTCCGCAACAAGTCCGGCAGTTTCCGCAACGCGATGATCTGGCGTTTGGTTTGCATGATCGGCTGCGCAGGCGAGCCGAATACAACCGAGCCCGGCGGCAAATCCTCGGAGACACCGCTTTGCGCGGCCACCACGGAGTTCGCGCCAATTTTGAGATGGTCGGCAATGCCGGCCTGGCCGGCCAGCGTGACGTTGTCGCCAATCTCCACGCTGCCCGCGACGCCCGCCTGCGAGATCACGAGGCAGTTCTGGCCGAGCGTGACGTTGTGCGCGATTTGCACAAGATTGTCGATCTTCGTCCAGCGCTTGATGATCGTGGAATCCATCGTCGCGCGGTCGATCGCCGCGTTTGCGCCAATCTCGACGTCGTCTTCGATGATCACGTTGCCGACCTGCGGTATCTTTAGCCGCTCGTTGCCGTCCTGCACATAGCCGAAACCGTCGCTGCCGATCACCGCGCCGGCGTGAATGGCGACGCGGTTGCCGATGCGGATGTCGTGGTAGATGGTGACATTGGGATGGAGCAGACAATCGTCGCCCAGTGAACTGCCTTCACCGATGACGCACTGCGCTTCAATGACCGTGCGGTTGCCCACCGTCACGTTGTCGCGCAGCACCGCGTACTCACCGATGAAAACGCCCCCACCGAGACGTACGTTGCGGCCGAGTTGCGCGGTTGGATGGATCTGTGCGGGGTACGGGCGCGGCGGACAAAAGATCGCCAGGGCCCGCGCAAACGCGGCGCGGGGATTCTTCACACGGATCAACGTCTTCCGCGAGGCGGGCGCGTCGAGCGGGGCGATGACGGCGGCGGCGGCACACCTTTCCGCGGCGGCACAATGCCTGGCACTTTCCGCGAATGTGACCTCGGTGACTTGCGCGCGCGGGATCGGGGCGATGCCGGTAAGTTGGATATTCGCGTCGCCTTCAACCTGACCGCCAATCTGCGCCGCGAGATCTTGAACGGTGATGGGCATTATGCTCAGGATAACAGAAGCCCCGGAGGATGGCAACGAATTGGCTTGGCGGCGGACAAAAAAGAATTCGAACTGACGGCTCCTACGGGTTCCAAATTACGTCCGTCCCTCGCCTACTCCACCAAACTTCTGACAGGCCCCAACCCAAACCGTTTGAGGTCGTCAAAGCCCAGTCCCAGAATCTGGACGTTGATGCTCCAGCCGCTGCCCGAACCTGAGCCGGCGTTCAAGAGTTGGACGATAACGAAATTCTGTACCGTGACATCGCCACCGCCACTGCTCCCTTGCTGGAAGTCACTGGTGACCGGCAATACGATAACCGTCTGGCCGCTGTTGTACATGTCCTGAAATGCGTTGGCTGTCTTATTCGGGATGCCTTGTACCGCCGGGACCGTCGAGCCTATGGAGCCGAAACAGCCGTTGGTGATGACAGGTTCTGGATCGTTTTTTGGTACCGGCCCGCACAGTTCCACAAGTCCCCAGTTTCCCGGATTCCACTGTTGCAGTGTGTTCGTGCCGCCGATGGGCTGGAGCGCGCTCGACGGGATTCCATAGGGTACGGAGTGCACCCCAATTTCGGCGATGGAATCAACAACCGGAGTCATCAATGGGAACCCGACGACCCTGCCGAAGTGGTTGGTTACGGTGCGCTGTGCCGGGACGTGTACTGCATTGAAGGGAGCAGTGTTTGCCGTAAAGTTCGTGCCATCCCACGAGCCGACCTCGATCGTACCGGTGTTGCTCGCTGTAATCTCGGCATGCGTGACACCATTGGTATTGGCGATTACTTCGGCTTCCGTGATCGCGTCCGAAGCGCTACCGCTGGGGGCAAGCTTCGCCACGCCGGCCAATGCTGCTGCGTCTGTGGCATCATGCGCTTTGTGTTTCTGGCTATAAACATTGGCAACATCAATGGAGAGGGCCGTAAACCCGAACAGAACGAAAATAAATAGTGTGACCAGCACCAGTGTGCTGCCGCGCTCGCTTCTTTCAAACCTCCCCTTAGAATATCGTTGTCTCCCAGTCATAAGCTCTCCTGTTGCGTATGTGATTATCTCATGATGGTCGTTGCGGTCAAGCTGATGGAACTAACCGGAGCATTAGTGCCTCTAGCGACACGGAGGACCCAGGGAATGACCAGTGGCAGATCGTACTGAATTTGTACGCTCGTCGCCCCGCCGACGCCACCGACTGTGACATTGGTATTCACGGTCGCCGTTGCCAAAGTGGGGTCGAGCATCGGCGCAACCGCGTGCTCCGCGAAGTCCTGGACTTGACCGATGGTCGGAATATTGGTTACAGACAGGATCGCATACCGAGCGGCGGTCATTGTTGCATTTCGAACCGTCATGCTCGCGGCGTAAATGAAACCGTATTGGCAAATACCGCACAGGAGCAATGCCAATACCGGTACCACCAGGGCAAACTCGACAAGGTGGTGACCCGATTCCCCCCTTCCGGGGGCCCGCCGACTAATGTGTTTCAGTTTGCGTTTCATGGTGCGTAATTTTACCTCATGATGCTGGTCGCCTTCACGAGGTAAGTATTCGGAGCATTACTGCCATGGACGACCCACGGAATAATCAGACGGAGGTTATATTGGATCTCCACACTCGTATTGGTAACGCCGGACGTAACGTTCGTTTGACTAACGTTGACCGCGGTCACGTTATTGGGATTCAACATCGGCTGAACCTGTAGTTTCGCGAAGGCCTTGATATCATCGACGGTACGCGGCGGAGTTACCTGTAAGTTTGCCCATCGAGCAGTTATGACCGTTGCATTTCGAACCGTCATGTACGCGGCGAAAATGAATCCGAATTGGATAATGCCAAACAACAGCAACATCAGTGGCACCACGACCAGGGAAAACTCGACAAGCGACGAACCCGATTGCCGTCTGCGCGACTTTCTGCAACTACCGTATTTTTGTCCATCCATAACGAGCTATCCGCAAAATGTACCATACCATATTCCCAATACGAGTCCATCCCAAACTACGAGAAATACGGGCGCTGGGAGGCGTTCACCTGCTTCGCCCCCGCTTGGACACGACTTTGACCATTGCCAGATTGCGGCAAGTTCGCCGAGTAACCGGGCGCGACTCCGCCGTTGTTGCGGGATGGAGAGCCAGGCAGACGCACGGCCCCTCGGAAGGTCGGGCGCGTCTGTTTTCCAAAGCGGTTACCGACTGTTCAGCAAACTGAACAGTCGGTATGTCCAATTGCACTGGACACCGGTGTCCAGAGTGTAAAGCTTCGTGAACACTCCGTCGGCCCGTTGTGATGCGGATTCACCCTCCGGCAAAATACTTCGACCACTTCGCCGTCGCGCAACCCCCACACCAACCGTTGGTTACGCAGTCATGATCCTGTAACCTCCAGAGCCTTATTTTTGTTGGCACAGCGGGCGCTAATATAGTTGAGGTTACCTGGAGAGGTGTGTCGTTGAGGTACGGGTTGCAGACAGGTTTCGTTTCGCCTGTTGTCGTGCATGACCGAAAATTGCGAACAGAGGTAGGGTGCTCTTTATGACTGAAAACCAGATTGTCCGCCAATTACATGGAATCGCGGGGAAGCTGACTCCCGATCCAGTTGTTCACATGGACCTGATGCAGGAGATGTTCGTGCACCTTGTCCAAATCCAAACGGCTGAAGCCGGCCAGACGTTGAGCTGGTATCTGAAGAGCTGCGAATTCCACGCGCGTAATTACCTTGAGCGCATCCGCAACGGTGCGCCTAACGAGAAGGCCCCTGCCGCCGGCAATAGTGAACCGCGCGGCGACAGCGCTTCTCACTCCTCAACGACCGTTGCGATCGAAATCCAGGGCGAACTGATTACCAATGAGACCGCCAACCGCATCATCCCGCGGCTCTCGGACAAGCAACAGCAGATCCTCTTCCTGCTAATGAAGGGCTGCGGCGTCCGCGAAACGGGCCGCGAAGTCGGCATCACCCACCCCGCAGTCATCAAGCACCGCAAAAAAATCGCCCGCATCGCCCACGAACTTCTCCAGGAATCCGCAGGCGCAGCTGTCTCCCGGCACAACGGCACCAACGGAAACGGCAACGGGGAAGGGCACGCCGCCTAGGTCAGATGAGGGTTCGGGGTTACATAGGGAGATTTGTCGTTTGGGCAAGCGCGGCCGTTGTGTTCGCCAACACACTGCTTGCTGCTACGGTCAAATGGAACCAGGGCACGTTCAGTAGCAACGGCACCTTCGATCTGAACGACTCAGCCAATTGGACCGGCGGAGCCCCGGCCAATGGCAACAGTGTGTTCATGGTCTGGACCAGCAACCAAAACGGCAAAACCCAGACCATCACCAATGCTCCTTCGAGCACCTTTTTTGCGGACAGCCTGAGTCTAACAAACGCCAGCACCGCCAACAACGACAATGTCTCTGTGATTGTCAGCGGCATGGCGTTCTTCACCAACGGGGTCGGACAGATCAATTTCGGAGGGACCGCCGGATCCGGCGCCCTGAGCCTGCAATTCTCCAGCAATGTCACCTTCAAGACCCTCACGATGGGAGGTTCCGGCGGCTCCGGCGTCGGTACACTCACGCTGGCGGGGACCGCGTCAGGGAACACGATCGTCTTCACCAACGGTGTCGGCAACAGCTTCCTG
This genomic stretch from Verrucomicrobiia bacterium harbors:
- a CDS encoding TadE family protein; this translates as MDGQKYGSCRKSRRRQSGSSLVEFSLVVVPLMLLLFGIIQFGFIFAAYMTVRNATVITARWANLQVTPPRTVDDIKAFAKLQVQPMLNPNNVTAVNVSQTNVTSGVTNTSVEIQYNLRLIIPWVVHGSNAPNTYLVKATSIMR
- a CDS encoding site-specific DNA-methyltransferase yields the protein MKRLPHVLNFPPSSTKGEWWKDQIICGDSLPILRAVPDESVHLAITSPPYNVGLEYDSHNDKMPYEQYLQWLTSYWGELYRVLVPGGRFALNIAPTSIKDFRPIHYHMTRDLVNVGFIMRTEILWYKQTMRRRTAWGSWKSPRNPHVVPSWEYVLVFSKGSWTLEGDKADADITGEEFIKYSDAFWQIQPETRDRQPFLKSLYPPRRGHKAPEETKNGHPAPFPEELIKRLIKFYSYRGNVILDPFGGTGTVAAVAQRYGRHFVHLDLSRKYCAIAAQRVRAEAKKSRRAEAVTLEPG
- a CDS encoding LysE family transporter, whose product is MEDLFQSILAGFVAGFVVAVPVGPVNLTVINQALRRGFGTAFLVGVGAMCAETVYASLMLWGHSSILDAPRVVRVMRIIAVVVIAAMGIRYLLFKSERMGDSADQARKLDERWHHPQSFFLGFALTISNLMLVVVWATVITLLFAHEWVVPTRASRMLCAMGVLTGGSTWFLLLAFFVSRAHRRVKDQTLTVLVRCCGVLFLGFAAWLAWKLFQH
- a CDS encoding pilus assembly protein TadG-related protein → MLVTLFIFVLFGFTALSIDVANVYSQKHKAHDATDAAALAGVAKLAPSGSASDAITEAEVIANTNGVTHAEITASNTGTIEVGSWDGTNFTANTAPFNAVHVPAQRTVTNHFGRVVGFPLMTPVVDSIAEIGVHSVPYGIPSSALQPIGGTNTLQQWNPGNWGLVELCGPVPKNDPEPVITNGCFGSIGSTVPAVQGIPNKTANAFQDMYNSGQTVIVLPVTSDFQQGSSGGGDVTVQNFVIVQLLNAGSGSGSGWSINVQILGLGFDDLKRFGLGPVRSLVE
- the lpxD gene encoding UDP-3-O-(3-hydroxymyristoyl)glucosamine N-acyltransferase, producing the protein MPITVQDLAAQIGGQVEGDANIQLTGIAPIPRAQVTEVTFAESARHCAAAERCAAAAVIAPLDAPASRKTLIRVKNPRAAFARALAIFCPPRPYPAQIHPTAQLGRNVRLGGGVFIGEYAVLRDNVTVGNRTVIEAQCVIGEGSSLGDDCLLHPNVTIYHDIRIGNRVAIHAGAVIGSDGFGYVQDGNERLKIPQVGNVIIEDDVEIGANAAIDRATMDSTIIKRWTKIDNLVQIAHNVTLGQNCLVISQAGVAGSVEIGDNVTLAGQAGIADHLKIGANSVVAAQSGVSEDLPPGSVVFGSPAQPIMQTKRQIIALRKLPDLLRKLAK
- the pssA gene encoding CDP-diacylglycerol--serine O-phosphatidyltransferase gives rise to the protein MPEENDKSTRPEGRPTKPVLSPENDERVQIYFLPNLLTAGNLACGFFALTWIFKYERALGFEPILIAIRLILAAFACDFLDGRLARLAKKESHFGREFDSLADIVSFGVAPAFLVYRIVLYQFERSGWLIAAIYLVCGGIRLARFNVLSMRPASHKGLEFVGFPIPSAAAVVVSVAMFMMWLVGHEHELGPSRYALAGLMVLLSILMVSNVRYPTFKYIDWTPARSVAAFAGAAVVGLLLVSEFEVTLAALFVSYLLYGLVRPWVSKRWRREIESDESEEGEDTLEG
- a CDS encoding TadE/TadG family type IV pilus assembly protein translates to MKRKLKHISRRAPGRGESGHHLVEFALVVPVLALLLCGICQYGFIYAASMTVRNATMTAARYAILSVTNIPTIGQVQDFAEHAVAPMLDPTLATATVNTNVTVGGVGGATSVQIQYDLPLVIPWVLRVARGTNAPVSSISLTATTIMR
- a CDS encoding phosphatidylserine decarboxylase family protein: MFTARTLLAGRWPILIFAALSAALPFLNCSVWLRVVLTGISALLLVFTISFFRDPQRAAPADPKAIVSPADGTIVEIRTVHEPYFLNGEATMVAIFLSVFDVHVQRAPIEGEIKFVKYNKGKFLDARNINASLENENRVIGIVAADGFRVTVRQIAGLIARRIVGWADPGTKLTRGERLGMIRFGSRVELFLPPGVKVTARVDDYAKGGETVLARRK